Proteins encoded by one window of Flagellimonas lutaonensis:
- a CDS encoding BatD family protein produces MRLCYLTYVLLFSLLAVPNLWAQDDEVSFQVNLSKEKLGVNERLRVEFTMNKDGDNFVPPDFEGFNVIMGPTQQISSSWFNGKRSFSKSYAYILTPTKQGVFTIKQASIEISGKTYKTVPKKVEVTAAVDNPNAPPSADDIASESLDLVAEISKGSPYLNEAVSVVYKLYISPNIRVTNYRPIDNPKYNNFWSQDIPVTKYNTVNTTYKGKPFRSVVLKRMVLYPQKTGKLEIEPLSLEIYVDVPTNRRDFFGGRIYKQTSKIVSAGKRVLNVKPLPEAGKPANFSGAVGEFDFTVSTSKSSLNASESLQAKIEISGKGNLKLFQLPDLELPSALEVYEPEFEEKVRTTTSGMEGKVANSYTIVPSYKGKYPIPSISFSYFNPKTEKYHILESEEITLDVLQGPTDTSTPVAASGGSPKYVVPTGKQFHFIKTSTTLTNIGQDIFLGSTRFYLFLISPLLLIPIAILVFKRREAIASDVEGNRLKRADRLAKKFLSKARKELGNKDNFYVALEKALHNYLKAKLKIETSEFSKEKITTLLAEKNVDDDTINGFIALLKNCEMARYSPFSDVQMQQDYDKASEVISKIDKQL; encoded by the coding sequence ATGAGATTATGTTACCTGACATATGTGTTGCTGTTTTCGCTCTTGGCGGTGCCGAACCTATGGGCACAAGACGATGAGGTGAGCTTTCAGGTAAACCTCAGCAAAGAAAAGCTGGGCGTGAACGAGCGGTTACGGGTCGAGTTTACCATGAACAAAGATGGCGACAATTTTGTTCCGCCCGATTTTGAGGGCTTTAATGTCATCATGGGGCCCACCCAGCAGATCAGCTCTTCATGGTTCAATGGAAAACGAAGCTTTTCAAAATCGTACGCCTATATTTTGACCCCCACAAAACAGGGTGTCTTTACCATCAAGCAAGCAAGTATTGAAATCAGTGGTAAAACCTATAAAACGGTACCCAAAAAAGTGGAGGTGACCGCTGCCGTCGACAACCCCAACGCACCCCCCTCCGCTGATGACATTGCGTCAGAAAGTCTTGATTTGGTCGCTGAAATCTCAAAAGGCTCACCGTATCTGAACGAGGCGGTAAGTGTGGTGTACAAGTTATATATAAGTCCGAATATACGGGTGACCAACTACCGCCCCATCGACAATCCGAAATACAATAATTTCTGGAGCCAAGACATCCCCGTTACCAAGTACAATACGGTCAACACCACCTATAAGGGCAAGCCGTTTCGCAGTGTCGTGCTCAAGCGCATGGTGCTCTATCCGCAGAAAACAGGCAAGCTTGAAATTGAACCTTTGTCACTGGAAATCTATGTGGATGTGCCCACCAACCGAAGAGACTTCTTTGGAGGTAGAATATACAAGCAGACCAGTAAGATTGTTTCAGCGGGTAAAAGGGTGCTGAATGTAAAACCGTTGCCAGAAGCAGGAAAACCGGCAAACTTCAGTGGGGCTGTGGGCGAGTTTGACTTTACCGTAAGCACTAGCAAGTCTTCTTTGAACGCCTCAGAATCGTTACAGGCCAAAATTGAGATCAGTGGAAAGGGAAACCTGAAGCTGTTTCAGTTGCCAGACCTTGAGCTTCCGAGTGCTTTGGAGGTCTATGAACCGGAATTTGAGGAAAAGGTGCGAACCACCACTTCTGGTATGGAAGGGAAGGTGGCCAACAGCTATACCATTGTGCCTTCCTACAAGGGAAAATATCCCATCCCGAGCATTTCATTCAGTTACTTCAATCCGAAAACTGAAAAATACCACATTCTCGAATCGGAAGAAATTACCCTCGATGTATTGCAGGGCCCTACCGACACCTCTACTCCAGTGGCCGCTTCGGGCGGAAGCCCCAAATACGTGGTGCCCACCGGCAAACAGTTCCATTTTATCAAAACGAGCACCACCCTGACCAACATCGGCCAAGATATTTTTCTTGGCTCGACCCGTTTTTACCTATTCTTGATTTCGCCCTTATTGCTTATTCCCATAGCCATTTTGGTGTTCAAAAGGAGGGAGGCCATTGCCAGTGATGTTGAAGGAAACCGGTTGAAACGGGCCGACCGGCTTGCGAAAAAATTCCTTTCAAAGGCTCGAAAAGAACTGGGCAACAAAGACAACTTTTACGTTGCCCTCGAGAAGGCGCTGCACAACTATTTGAAAGCAAAATTGAAGATAGAGACCAGCGAGTTCAGCAAAGAAAAAATTACGACACTGCTCGCCGAAAAAAATGTGGATGATGATACAATCAACGGTTTTATTGCCCTCTTAAAGAACTGTGAAATGGCCCGGTACAGCCCCTTTTCAGATGTGCAGATGCAACAAGACTATGATAAGGCCAGTGAGGTTATCTCAAAAATCGACAAGCAGCTATGA
- a CDS encoding tetratricopeptide repeat protein has product MPSIFIFTLLAWQFGFSQEETNGVDEEAVVASQNLTYEANQELRSNDFINAEVDYRKAISKNPENVAAPYNLGRAYYNRESLGEAFNRFKQAGEKAIDKSVKHRAYHNMGNVYMKNKEYEKAVEAYKEALRNNPNDEETRYNLALAKELLKKQQDEQKNDQNQDDQKEQDQEEQKDQNQDQNNEGENDQNDEGEQNDEQNKDKGDEGDKGNDKPEENKEGEGDKKKEQEQQPNKGDRPDEKKQPRPNQLSKQQIQNLLEAMQNEEKKVQEKLEAKKVKGAKVKNEKDW; this is encoded by the coding sequence ATGCCTTCAATTTTCATATTCACCTTACTGGCGTGGCAGTTCGGTTTTTCACAAGAGGAAACGAACGGCGTGGACGAAGAGGCGGTCGTGGCTTCACAGAACCTGACCTACGAGGCAAACCAAGAACTGCGCTCGAACGATTTTATAAACGCCGAGGTCGATTACCGTAAGGCCATTTCAAAAAACCCCGAAAACGTGGCCGCGCCTTATAACCTTGGCCGGGCCTACTACAACCGTGAGAGTCTGGGCGAGGCCTTTAACCGTTTCAAGCAGGCTGGTGAAAAAGCCATCGATAAGTCTGTCAAGCACAGGGCCTACCACAATATGGGCAATGTGTACATGAAGAACAAAGAATATGAGAAAGCCGTGGAGGCCTACAAAGAGGCCCTTCGCAACAATCCGAACGATGAAGAGACCCGATACAATCTGGCCTTGGCAAAAGAACTATTGAAAAAACAGCAAGACGAGCAGAAAAACGACCAAAACCAAGACGACCAAAAAGAGCAGGACCAAGAAGAGCAAAAAGACCAGAACCAAGACCAGAACAACGAAGGTGAGAACGACCAGAACGATGAAGGCGAGCAGAATGACGAGCAAAACAAAGACAAGGGTGACGAGGGCGACAAGGGCAACGACAAGCCCGAAGAAAACAAAGAGGGCGAGGGCGACAAAAAGAAAGAACAAGAACAACAACCAAATAAAGGCGACCGACCAGACGAGAAAAAGCAACCAAGGCCCAACCAGTTATCAAAACAGCAGATCCAGAATCTGTTAGAGGCCATGCAGAACGAAGAGAAAAAAGTACAAGAAAAGCTAGAGGCCAAAAAAGTAAAAGGAGCCAAGGTCAAAAACGAAAAAGATTGGTGA